The proteins below come from a single Streptomyces sp. M92 genomic window:
- a CDS encoding 3'-5' exonuclease: MGWHRELLIGFDLETTGTDPHEARIVTGAVIEVRGGEPLGRREWLADPGVEIPADAVAVHGISNERAAAEGRPADQVADAMAGVLAAYWKTGVPVVAYNAAFDLTLLSAELRRYGLPSLSDRLGGLDPAPVIDPYTIDRSVDRYRRGKRNLEAVCKEYGVPLDAAHDATADALAAARLACAIAGRHPKVASLGPADLHHRQIEWYAEWAADFQSFLRRKGDATAVVDGRWPLREPAGERV; this comes from the coding sequence ATGGGCTGGCACCGGGAGCTGCTGATCGGCTTCGACCTGGAGACGACGGGCACCGACCCGCACGAGGCGCGCATCGTCACGGGGGCCGTGATCGAGGTCAGGGGCGGGGAGCCGCTGGGCCGCCGGGAGTGGCTGGCCGACCCAGGTGTGGAGATCCCGGCGGACGCGGTGGCGGTCCACGGCATCAGCAATGAGCGGGCCGCCGCCGAGGGACGCCCCGCCGACCAGGTGGCCGACGCCATGGCCGGTGTGCTCGCGGCCTACTGGAAGACGGGCGTCCCGGTCGTCGCCTACAACGCGGCCTTCGACCTGACCCTCCTCTCCGCCGAACTGCGGCGGTACGGCCTGCCGTCCCTGAGCGACCGCCTGGGCGGCCTGGACCCGGCCCCGGTCATAGACCCGTACACCATCGACCGTTCCGTCGACCGCTACCGCCGCGGCAAGCGGAACCTCGAAGCGGTCTGCAAGGAGTACGGCGTCCCGCTCGACGCCGCCCACGACGCCACCGCCGACGCCCTCGCCGCCGCCCGGCTGGCCTGCGCGATAGCCGGCCGCCATCCCAAGGTGGCGTCCCTCGGCCCGGCGGACCTGCACCACCGCCAGATCGAGTGGTACGCCGAGTGGGCGGCGGACTTCCAGAGCTTCCTGCGCCGCAAGGGCGACGCCACGGCCGTGGTGGACGGCAGATGGCCCCTGCGCGAGCCGGCCGGCGAACGGGTCTGA
- a CDS encoding phosphotransferase enzyme family protein, with amino-acid sequence MDEARAREVLAEAGVLPGAAREARLLALGENAVFAAGDLAVKVGRDAELLARARRELAVAVWLEEAGVPAVRAADPTALVVDGHPVTVWRRLPDPVRPAEPRDVAVLLRLVHELPSPSFGLPPRELLGGVERWLRLAGDVIDPADAAYLRERRDGFASAAAALVPHLTPGPIHGDALPRNVHVGPDGPVLVDLETFSTDLREHDLVVLALSRDRYGLPAEAYDAFTATYGWDVREWDGCAVLRGARETASCAWVAQHAPSNPKALAEFERRVASLRDGDPTVRWYPF; translated from the coding sequence ATGGACGAGGCACGGGCGCGGGAGGTGCTGGCCGAGGCGGGGGTGCTGCCCGGCGCGGCGCGGGAGGCGCGGCTGCTCGCCCTGGGCGAGAACGCGGTGTTCGCCGCCGGTGACCTGGCGGTCAAGGTGGGCCGGGACGCGGAGCTCCTCGCCCGGGCGCGCCGGGAACTGGCCGTCGCGGTATGGCTGGAAGAGGCCGGTGTGCCGGCGGTACGGGCTGCCGACCCGACGGCGCTGGTCGTCGACGGGCACCCGGTGACCGTGTGGCGGCGGCTGCCCGACCCGGTGCGGCCCGCCGAGCCGCGGGACGTGGCCGTGCTGCTCAGGCTGGTGCACGAACTGCCCTCCCCCTCCTTCGGGCTGCCGCCCCGCGAACTGCTGGGCGGTGTGGAACGCTGGCTGCGGCTCGCGGGCGACGTGATCGACCCGGCGGACGCCGCGTATCTGCGCGAGCGGCGGGACGGTTTCGCGTCGGCCGCCGCCGCGCTCGTCCCGCACCTGACGCCGGGCCCGATCCACGGCGACGCGCTGCCCCGCAACGTGCACGTCGGTCCCGACGGCCCCGTCCTGGTCGACCTGGAGACCTTCTCCACCGACCTGCGCGAGCACGACCTGGTGGTGCTCGCCCTCAGCCGGGACCGCTACGGGCTGCCCGCCGAGGCCTACGACGCCTTCACCGCGACGTACGGCTGGGACGTGCGCGAGTGGGACGGCTGCGCTGTTCTGCGCGGCGCCCGCGAGACGGCCAGCTGCGCGTGGGTGGCACAGCACGCGCCGAGCAACCCGAAGGCGCTGGCGGAATTCGAACGCCGCGTGGCGTCGCTGCGGGACGGTGACCCGACGGTGCGGTGGTATCCGTTCTGA
- a CDS encoding carbohydrate ABC transporter permease — protein sequence MTLVTERGRPARRAPGGDRPRRGPDHGAWFLVLPALIPILVLSVGPLLYGILLAFTDAQSGRTEPTQWVGTLNFQDLLHDTLFWESFRIGLLWAAGVTVPQFLLALGLALLLNQNLRMRWLARALAIIPWAMPEVVVGIMWRLVYNPDAGILNETLRDLGLGDGRDWLSGLATALPAVIVVGVWAGMPQTTVALLAGLQNTPRELHEAAAVDGAGAWRRFRTVTWPALRPVALAITALNLIWNFNSFALVYVLTNGGPGGRTRLPMLFAYEEAFRYGQFGYAAAMGCVMVAVISIVLAVFLAGRLKGGLKGVLKGGDEA from the coding sequence GTGACATTGGTGACCGAGCGGGGGAGACCGGCGCGCCGCGCGCCCGGCGGGGACCGGCCGCGGCGCGGCCCGGACCACGGTGCCTGGTTCCTGGTGCTGCCCGCGCTGATCCCCATCCTGGTGCTCAGCGTCGGACCGCTGCTCTACGGCATCCTGCTCGCGTTCACCGACGCCCAGTCCGGCCGGACCGAGCCCACGCAGTGGGTCGGCACCCTGAACTTCCAGGACCTGCTGCACGACACCCTGTTCTGGGAGTCGTTCCGCATCGGGCTGCTGTGGGCCGCCGGCGTCACGGTCCCGCAGTTCCTGCTCGCGCTCGGCCTCGCCCTGCTGCTCAACCAGAACCTGCGCATGCGATGGCTGGCCCGTGCCCTGGCGATCATTCCCTGGGCGATGCCCGAGGTCGTCGTCGGCATCATGTGGCGGCTGGTCTACAACCCGGACGCGGGCATCCTCAACGAGACGCTGCGCGACCTCGGCCTCGGCGACGGCCGGGACTGGCTCAGCGGCCTCGCCACCGCCCTGCCCGCCGTCATCGTCGTCGGCGTCTGGGCCGGCATGCCCCAGACGACGGTCGCCCTGCTCGCCGGCCTCCAGAACACCCCGCGCGAGCTGCACGAGGCCGCCGCCGTCGACGGCGCCGGGGCCTGGCGCCGTTTCCGCACCGTCACCTGGCCCGCCCTCAGACCGGTCGCCCTCGCCATCACCGCGCTCAACCTCATCTGGAACTTCAACTCCTTCGCCCTGGTCTACGTGCTGACCAACGGCGGCCCCGGCGGCCGGACCCGGCTGCCCATGCTCTTCGCCTACGAGGAGGCCTTCCGCTACGGCCAGTTCGGCTACGCGGCGGCGATGGGCTGCGTCATGGTGGCCGTGATCTCGATCGTCCTCGCCGTCTTCCTCGCCGGCCGGCTCAAGGGCGGACTCAAGGGCGTACTCAAGGGAGGTGACGAGGCGTGA
- a CDS encoding carbohydrate ABC transporter permease: MRTSTPARVGQYAALLAYLVFLAFPFLWLISTAFKPPQELGSLHPTWIPQNPTLDNFRQAFDEQPLLRAALNSLLAALGAAVIAVLIATPMAYVMARHRGRLARAATGWVVVSQAFPFVLLIIPLFLVLKNLRLINSVPGLVMVYVVWSLPFALWMLAGYVRAVPAELEEAAAVDGAGRLRTLVSVTAPLLAPGIVATALFAFITAWNEFFFALVLLKTPEKQTLPVILTHFIGAEGVADLGPLAAAAFLATLPSLVVFALIQRRITGGMLAGAVKS; the protein is encoded by the coding sequence GTGAGGACCTCGACCCCGGCCCGCGTCGGCCAGTACGCCGCGCTCCTCGCGTACCTGGTCTTCCTGGCCTTCCCCTTCCTCTGGCTGATCTCCACCGCCTTCAAACCGCCCCAGGAGCTGGGCAGCCTCCACCCCACCTGGATCCCGCAGAATCCCACCCTCGACAACTTCCGGCAGGCCTTCGACGAACAGCCGCTGCTGCGCGCCGCCCTCAACTCCCTGCTCGCCGCGCTCGGCGCCGCCGTCATCGCCGTACTGATCGCGACCCCGATGGCCTACGTCATGGCCCGCCACCGCGGCCGGCTCGCGCGGGCGGCCACCGGGTGGGTCGTGGTCAGCCAGGCCTTCCCCTTCGTGCTGCTGATCATCCCGCTCTTCCTCGTCCTGAAGAACCTCCGGCTGATCAACAGCGTCCCCGGGCTGGTGATGGTGTACGTCGTGTGGTCGCTGCCGTTCGCGCTGTGGATGCTCGCCGGGTACGTCCGAGCGGTGCCGGCCGAGCTGGAGGAGGCGGCCGCCGTGGACGGCGCCGGGCGGCTGCGCACCCTGGTCTCCGTCACCGCGCCGCTGCTCGCGCCGGGGATCGTGGCGACGGCCCTGTTCGCCTTCATCACCGCGTGGAACGAGTTCTTCTTCGCCCTCGTGCTGCTCAAGACACCGGAGAAACAGACCCTGCCCGTGATCCTCACCCACTTCATCGGCGCCGAGGGCGTCGCGGACCTCGGCCCGCTCGCGGCGGCCGCGTTCCTCGCCACCCTGCCCTCCCTCGTCGTCTTCGCCCTCATCCAGCGGCGGATCACGGGCGGCATGCTCGCCGGGGCGGTGAAGAGCTGA